One Clostridium estertheticum DNA segment encodes these proteins:
- a CDS encoding histidine kinase translates to MNIIKKLVSRLYKRFLKFKIRTKINTIYLVILLFSLSISYVVYNAINNRIVENNISRTSLQTLNALVKNLEYILGNVSEFSNLIFFDKGVQDALRRSKSEGIEYNIQSVLNKYLANMLLSGEYISSVYVFDNYDNKYSMGKYVLKPMVVDKIEHAPWYNEIINLQGDMRWIVNAGGAIARDPNHNYISLVRVINDINTMKKVATLIVNVDEDTIQKGFEDIGNKYKSQFFIMDEKGQYITNPLIKDKSFEKELIPKLVEKQGYTVKNIGNTKNIICFTTSKNSNWKIVGIMPISELSKDISTMRIISIIILIINSLFISLGAVYVTKLVTKPLIKMQHYMGKAERGDFTTMAIDIDREDEIVQLKRGYNSMIIEIEELINKVKVEQMVIRRNELNLIRAQVNPHFLYNTLDAISALSLLKDNESAFKITQSLGEFYRISLSSGKEIIRVEEEINCIKNYLTILDIRYKGEFSVTYEIEEEIYNIEILKLILQPFVENAIHHGLRNKHGKGNLEIKAYIKEEMLVFIVKDDGIGMSSDKIVEILSRKSQVNKNGFGIYSSVQRISIFYNIENPLSITSVINEGTEITIKVPMVKGEANGDN, encoded by the coding sequence TTGAATATAATTAAAAAACTAGTATCTAGATTATATAAACGTTTTCTCAAGTTTAAAATAAGAACAAAAATAAATACGATATATCTAGTAATTCTGCTGTTTTCTCTTTCAATAAGCTATGTGGTGTACAATGCAATAAATAATAGAATTGTAGAAAATAATATTAGCAGGACTTCACTTCAGACCTTGAATGCACTAGTTAAGAATCTAGAATATATTTTGGGAAATGTTTCTGAATTTTCTAATCTAATATTTTTTGATAAAGGTGTTCAAGATGCATTAAGGCGTTCAAAATCTGAGGGCATCGAGTATAATATCCAAAGCGTTTTAAATAAATATCTTGCAAATATGCTGCTGTCTGGAGAGTATATATCATCTGTATATGTTTTTGATAATTACGACAATAAGTATTCCATGGGAAAATATGTGCTAAAGCCTATGGTTGTTGACAAAATTGAACATGCACCTTGGTACAATGAGATCATAAATTTACAAGGAGATATGAGGTGGATTGTAAATGCTGGGGGAGCAATAGCAAGGGACCCTAATCATAATTATATATCTTTAGTTAGGGTGATAAATGACATTAACACTATGAAAAAAGTAGCTACTTTGATAGTTAATGTAGATGAGGATACTATTCAAAAGGGTTTTGAGGACATAGGCAATAAATATAAGTCTCAATTTTTTATAATGGATGAAAAGGGACAGTATATTACTAACCCACTTATTAAGGATAAATCTTTTGAGAAAGAGCTAATTCCGAAGCTTGTGGAAAAACAAGGATATACTGTTAAAAACATAGGAAATACTAAAAATATAATATGCTTTACTACTTCAAAAAATTCTAATTGGAAAATTGTTGGTATTATGCCTATAAGCGAATTATCTAAGGATATTAGTACTATGAGAATTATTTCTATAATTATACTTATTATTAATAGTTTGTTTATTTCACTAGGCGCTGTATATGTTACAAAGCTTGTTACAAAGCCACTTATAAAAATGCAACATTATATGGGGAAGGCTGAGAGAGGTGATTTTACAACTATGGCAATAGATATAGATAGAGAGGATGAAATAGTTCAATTAAAAAGGGGCTATAATTCCATGATTATTGAGATAGAGGAATTAATAAATAAAGTTAAAGTGGAACAGATGGTTATAAGAAGAAATGAATTGAATTTAATTAGAGCTCAAGTTAATCCTCACTTTCTATATAATACCCTAGATGCAATTAGTGCTCTATCCTTATTAAAAGATAACGAGAGTGCTTTCAAAATAACCCAATCCTTAGGCGAATTCTACAGGATTAGTTTAAGTAGTGGTAAAGAGATTATAAGGGTGGAAGAAGAAATAAATTGTATTAAAAATTACCTTACAATACTTGATATAAGGTATAAAGGGGAATTTTCTGTCACCTATGAAATAGAAGAAGAAATTTACAATATTGAAATACTAAAGCTTATTTTACAACCCTTTGTAGAGAATGCAATACACCATGGATTAAGAAATAAACATGGAAAGGGAAACCTAGAAATTAAAGCGTACATAAAAGAGGAAATGCTAGTTTTTATAGTGAAAGATGATGGTATTGGTATGAGTTCTGATAAGATAGTGGAAATATTAAGTAGAAAATCTCAAGTGAATAAAAACGGATTTGGTATTTACAGTTCTGTTCAGAGAATTTCGATTTTTTATAATATAGAAAACCCTTTAAGTATAACTAGCGTAATAAATGAAGGTACAGAGATAACCATAAAAGTTCCTATGGTAAAGGGGGAAGCAAATGGAGACAACTAA
- a CDS encoding response regulator — protein sequence METTKVLIVDDEYLERALIKLSVDWVTHGFEIIGEAESGELALRLMEKNPPDILITDICMPFMDGLALCKKVREKYEHIKIIIITGHREFEYAKTAIKLGVTEFLLKPINSEEVIKIALKLKGEIKDKRKYFNEYNAMKKQLSGGLPFIKLNNNKKVSETVEKIIAYIEENLTNSDLSLSTISYSLFMNYSYLSRVFKQEMEESITEYITKLRINKSILYINNTNLKVYEIAEKVGINDAHYFSICFKKHTGKSINEYRNMKYLVE from the coding sequence ATGGAGACAACTAAAGTGTTAATAGTAGATGATGAATATTTAGAGAGAGCTTTAATAAAACTTAGTGTAGATTGGGTAACACATGGCTTTGAAATAATTGGAGAAGCTGAATCAGGCGAATTAGCCTTAAGACTTATGGAAAAGAATCCACCGGATATTTTAATTACAGATATATGTATGCCCTTTATGGATGGTCTTGCGCTATGTAAAAAAGTACGTGAAAAATATGAGCATATAAAAATTATCATTATTACAGGGCATAGGGAATTTGAATATGCAAAAACAGCTATAAAGCTAGGTGTAACGGAGTTCCTTTTAAAACCAATTAATAGTGAGGAAGTTATTAAAATCGCATTGAAACTAAAAGGTGAAATTAAAGATAAGCGAAAATATTTCAATGAATATAATGCAATGAAAAAGCAATTAAGTGGAGGTTTACCTTTTATTAAACTAAATAATAACAAAAAAGTTAGTGAAACAGTGGAAAAAATCATAGCATATATTGAAGAAAATCTTACTAACAGTGATTTATCCTTAAGTACAATATCTTATAGTTTATTTATGAATTATAGTTATCTAAGTAGAGTATTTAAACAGGAAATGGAAGAAAGTATAACGGAGTATATTACAAAACTTAGGATAAATAAAAGCATTTTGTATATTAATAATACAAATTTAAAGGTTTATGAAATAGCAGAAAAAGTAGGTATTAATGATGCCCATTATTTTAGTATTTGTTTTAAAAAGCATACAGGAAAATCAATCAATGAATATAGAAATATGAAATATTTAGTAGAATAA
- a CDS encoding extracellular solute-binding protein, translating to MNKLLKRTFTGLLTASLLVTLVGCGKSNSNATKDATVVKDTQITLNVWHQWSNDSNDLKKIYDAAVLKYQTEHKNVTIKTDTLDTEAYKTKINTAFAGNTSAVDVFYYLGGGKARKLAESGKLLPLDEYVKDGTLDKIIPGSTTAFQYNQKTYSLPMFSWNMVLYCNKELFDKNGVKIPTTYDELLDASKKLSAKGVLPLVVGAKDGWNAAFVYEALALREVGAEKINAVLSGSAAFDDPGFAEAARKLSELSAAGAFGKSPLATSHDEADATFIAGKAAMRLMGSWLAGNVYTNKDTAVKDKIVAAKIPMSSGKGNTDEFAGGFIESFWVNANTKYKDESVQFTKYINEAMGKGAAENSLGFSGWKGEIDNSKLNPLTIQIAEQVKTSKASVLAWDTSLDEAPTTAHLEAVQALFNSKITPKEFMKIHQEALQK from the coding sequence ATGAATAAGCTTCTAAAAAGAACTTTTACAGGATTATTAACAGCTTCATTACTTGTGACTTTAGTAGGATGTGGGAAATCAAATTCAAACGCAACTAAGGATGCCACTGTGGTAAAGGATACACAGATAACGCTAAATGTATGGCACCAATGGAGCAATGATTCAAATGACTTAAAGAAAATATACGATGCAGCAGTTTTGAAATATCAGACGGAACATAAAAATGTAACTATAAAAACAGATACTTTAGATACAGAAGCATATAAAACAAAGATAAACACAGCCTTTGCAGGCAATACTTCAGCAGTAGACGTTTTTTACTACTTGGGTGGAGGAAAAGCAAGGAAATTAGCAGAATCAGGTAAATTACTACCACTAGATGAATATGTAAAGGATGGCACATTAGATAAAATTATCCCAGGTTCAACAACAGCATTTCAATATAATCAAAAGACTTATTCATTACCAATGTTTTCATGGAACATGGTTTTATATTGTAACAAAGAATTGTTTGATAAAAATGGGGTAAAAATTCCTACAACTTACGATGAGCTATTAGATGCAAGTAAGAAATTATCAGCAAAGGGAGTGCTTCCACTCGTGGTGGGCGCTAAAGATGGATGGAATGCTGCGTTTGTTTACGAAGCGTTAGCATTAAGAGAAGTAGGAGCTGAAAAGATAAATGCAGTTTTAAGTGGCAGTGCAGCTTTCGATGATCCAGGTTTTGCAGAAGCAGCTAGAAAATTAAGTGAATTAAGTGCAGCTGGAGCTTTTGGAAAAAGCCCACTCGCTACATCACACGATGAAGCAGATGCTACCTTTATTGCAGGTAAAGCAGCTATGAGACTCATGGGAAGTTGGCTTGCAGGTAACGTGTATACAAACAAAGATACTGCAGTTAAAGATAAGATTGTTGCAGCTAAAATTCCTATGTCATCAGGAAAAGGTAATACAGATGAATTTGCAGGTGGATTTATAGAATCCTTCTGGGTAAATGCAAACACAAAATATAAAGATGAGTCAGTCCAGTTTACAAAATATATAAATGAAGCTATGGGTAAAGGTGCTGCAGAAAATAGTCTTGGTTTCTCAGGATGGAAAGGTGAAATAGACAACAGTAAATTAAATCCTCTAACAATCCAAATAGCTGAGCAAGTTAAAACTTCAAAAGCAAGTGTTCTAGCTTGGGATACTTCACTTGATGAAGCACCAACTACTGCTCACTTAGAAGCAGTTCAAGCTCTATTTAATAGTAAAATCACCCCTAAAGAATTCATGAAAATTCATCAAGAGGCATTACAGAAATAA
- a CDS encoding carbohydrate ABC transporter permease: MYNKKAIAVFLVPTFIIYFLVVLLPIVITAYYGLFKYNGMGSMEFIGLQNYSKLILSDPVFQKSIINSLKLVAASLFIQLPIALVLAMILARGVKFEEFFRTIYFIPVVISSMVIGQLWMKIFNGDHGLLNEFLKSIGLGKYALPWLGREDTAFLATVIPGVWQYIGYHMLILYAGIKSISEDVYEAARIDGANAIQTAFKITLPLLMPILKVCVTFSAIGSLKAFDLVYIMTGGGPFHSSEVPSTVMYANLFKKGAYGYGSAQAFFIILECLIMSLVVQAMFKKSEDSASAL, translated from the coding sequence ATGTATAATAAAAAAGCTATTGCTGTGTTTTTAGTTCCAACATTTATCATATATTTTTTAGTAGTGTTATTACCTATAGTTATAACTGCCTATTATGGTTTGTTTAAATATAATGGTATGGGTAGCATGGAATTTATAGGACTTCAAAATTATAGCAAATTAATTTTATCTGATCCAGTATTTCAAAAATCCATTATTAATTCATTAAAACTTGTGGCTGCATCACTATTTATTCAGCTACCAATTGCCTTGGTACTGGCAATGATACTTGCAAGGGGAGTAAAATTTGAAGAATTTTTTAGAACGATTTATTTTATTCCTGTGGTTATTTCAAGTATGGTTATTGGACAATTATGGATGAAAATTTTCAATGGGGACCATGGTTTATTAAATGAATTTCTTAAGTCAATTGGTCTTGGTAAGTATGCTTTACCTTGGCTAGGAAGAGAGGATACTGCATTTTTAGCAACCGTGATTCCCGGAGTATGGCAATATATAGGCTATCACATGCTAATATTATATGCAGGAATAAAATCCATTTCAGAGGATGTTTATGAGGCTGCGAGGATTGATGGAGCAAATGCAATTCAGACTGCCTTCAAAATAACCCTGCCATTGCTTATGCCTATATTAAAAGTGTGTGTAACATTTTCAGCCATAGGTTCACTTAAAGCTTTTGATTTAGTATATATTATGACTGGTGGCGGACCATTCCATTCGAGTGAGGTGCCAAGCACCGTTATGTACGCAAACTTATTTAAAAAAGGTGCATATGGATATGGTAGTGCACAAGCGTTTTTTATTATACTTGAGTGTTTGATTATGAGTCTTGTAGTGCAAGCAATGTTTAAAAAGTCAGAAGATTCAGCGTCAGCACTATAA
- a CDS encoding carbohydrate ABC transporter permease, which produces MKKKIKWKLSSIILMIILFGIAIIQLYPLLWMIMFSLKDNTEIFYTNIAGIPKIFRWENYSGALINGGLLKYFSNSVFYTVVTVVVSGLLSSMAAYAIARMKWKYNNIVMSLFLLGIMVPIHAALLPLFIVLTKLKLLDSYSALLIPYIAFALPMSILILVSFYKSIPKELEEAAYIDGCNVYMAFFRVIFPVVKPALATISIFTFLGTWNELMFANTFVNSGKYRTLTVGIMSLAGQYATDWGMIGAGMVIATLPTVIIYILLSRQVQESLISGAIKG; this is translated from the coding sequence ATGAAGAAGAAAATAAAGTGGAAATTATCTTCAATTATTTTGATGATTATATTATTTGGGATTGCTATTATTCAACTATATCCACTATTATGGATGATAATGTTTTCGCTAAAGGATAATACTGAAATTTTTTATACTAACATAGCGGGGATTCCAAAGATATTTAGATGGGAAAATTATAGCGGTGCCCTTATCAATGGGGGACTATTAAAATACTTTTCAAATAGTGTGTTCTATACTGTAGTTACAGTAGTGGTTTCAGGGCTTTTAAGTTCCATGGCGGCCTATGCTATAGCTAGAATGAAGTGGAAATATAATAATATAGTAATGTCCCTTTTCCTTTTAGGAATTATGGTGCCTATTCATGCAGCTTTACTACCACTATTTATAGTGCTTACCAAGTTAAAGCTTCTAGACTCTTATTCAGCATTGCTAATTCCATATATTGCCTTTGCACTACCAATGAGTATTTTAATATTGGTAAGCTTTTATAAATCCATACCAAAGGAGCTAGAAGAGGCAGCATATATTGATGGGTGCAATGTTTATATGGCTTTCTTTAGGGTTATTTTCCCTGTAGTAAAACCTGCTCTCGCTACTATTTCAATATTTACATTTTTAGGTACTTGGAATGAATTAATGTTCGCAAATACCTTTGTTAACAGTGGTAAATATAGAACTTTAACAGTAGGAATAATGTCACTAGCCGGTCAATATGCCACAGACTGGGGAATGATTGGTGCAGGTATGGTAATTGCAACGCTTCCAACAGTAATAATATATATACTTTTAAGCAGACAAGTTCAGGAAAGTCTTATTTCTGGTGCTATTAAAGGTTAA
- a CDS encoding GH36-type glycosyl hydrolase domain-containing protein encodes MCNSNRSGLQFTSAQGEFKLVNADNTSYLYFPLTNEGGMMSSITPLLQGDIKTNQNTFLMAPVSSEDLHNSRSGRNFWLFIEGYGPWSLMGSSPTQISKHFQAESEETVIVEAGFLWHRVIRENLKIGIKADITSFVPQGLDNVELMKVTVTNVQDKAIEFTPTAAMPIFGRSADNIRDHRHVTSLLQRTYTSDYGVMVKPTLSFDERGHKINNIVYSVQGVEDNGNAPIGYFPEVEGYIGEGGNLEWPEAIVRNSENYYKANEILEGYEALGGLRFKNIKLQKGQSKTYIISMSISGDEVEALNYRKKYCALSTFDLAFDENKKHWQEKINKLSFKSGDEIFDNWMKWVALQPILRRIYGCSYLPHHDYGRGGRGWRDLWQDCLALLIIEPEGVRTVLLNNYAGVRIDGSNATIIGAKPGEFIADRNNIARIWMDHGAWPFLTTKLYIEQSGDIEFLLQEQVYFKDKQIKRCTDIDKNWKDEYGNKLKNIKGDIYRGTILEHILIENLTPFFNVGMHNNIKLEGADWNDGLDMASDKGESVAFTAFYGSNLIEISNLLQALKNKASVNYIEIASEIVELFDSLGEEIDYGDVSQKLQLLNKYYNKCINNISGEKMKIHIDNIISDLRRKGNWTINHVRKNEIIKNREGYEWFNGYYDNDGNRVEGDNDLGVRMILTGQVFTIMGNVATDEQIDKIIEASNRYLRDEEVGGYRLNTNFNEVKLNMGRLFGFAYGHKENGAMFSHMSIMYGNALYKRGYVKSGFEVINSIYKHCVDFDKSRIYPGVPEYINQKGRGMYNYLTGSASWLLLTLLTEVYGVKGSMGDLVIQPKILREQFDKSGEVDVSTIFAGKTLNICYKNINNVEFGEYKVGKVKINGENIEYINEESKAIISRTLIEALQSDKAHQLKVELL; translated from the coding sequence ATGTGCAATAGCAATAGAAGTGGTTTGCAATTTACTTCAGCACAGGGAGAATTTAAATTAGTGAACGCAGATAATACAAGTTATTTGTATTTTCCATTAACTAATGAGGGTGGAATGATGTCCTCAATTACTCCGCTATTGCAGGGAGATATTAAAACAAATCAAAACACTTTTTTAATGGCTCCAGTTTCATCGGAGGACCTACATAATTCAAGATCCGGTAGAAACTTTTGGCTATTTATAGAGGGCTATGGACCTTGGTCATTAATGGGCAGTTCACCAACTCAGATATCAAAGCACTTCCAGGCTGAAAGTGAAGAAACTGTTATTGTAGAAGCCGGCTTTCTATGGCATAGAGTTATAAGAGAAAATTTAAAAATTGGTATAAAAGCAGACATAACTAGCTTTGTACCACAAGGGCTAGATAATGTAGAGCTAATGAAAGTCACAGTTACAAATGTTCAAGATAAAGCTATAGAGTTTACGCCTACAGCGGCTATGCCTATATTTGGACGTTCAGCAGATAATATAAGGGATCATAGACATGTAACTTCTCTATTACAGAGAACTTATACTAGCGATTATGGCGTTATGGTAAAGCCAACTTTATCCTTTGATGAAAGAGGTCACAAAATAAACAATATTGTGTATTCCGTACAAGGAGTAGAGGATAATGGAAATGCTCCTATAGGTTATTTCCCGGAAGTTGAAGGATATATTGGTGAGGGTGGCAACTTAGAATGGCCTGAGGCTATTGTGAGGAATAGTGAGAATTATTACAAGGCTAATGAAATCCTAGAGGGATACGAGGCTTTAGGTGGTCTGCGATTTAAAAATATAAAACTTCAAAAAGGTCAGTCAAAGACATATATTATATCAATGTCTATTAGTGGAGATGAAGTTGAGGCACTAAATTACAGAAAGAAATATTGTGCATTATCTACTTTTGATTTGGCTTTTGATGAAAATAAGAAACATTGGCAAGAAAAAATAAATAAACTTTCCTTCAAATCTGGAGATGAAATTTTTGACAACTGGATGAAATGGGTTGCTCTTCAACCTATCCTACGACGGATATATGGATGCTCATATTTACCTCACCATGACTATGGAAGAGGGGGAAGAGGATGGCGAGATCTATGGCAGGATTGTCTTGCACTATTAATTATAGAACCAGAAGGAGTAAGGACTGTTTTACTTAACAACTATGCAGGGGTAAGAATAGATGGTAGTAATGCTACTATTATTGGGGCTAAACCTGGAGAATTTATTGCTGATAGAAATAATATTGCAAGAATCTGGATGGATCATGGAGCGTGGCCTTTCCTAACTACAAAGCTGTATATAGAGCAAAGTGGTGATATAGAATTTTTACTTCAGGAGCAAGTGTATTTTAAGGATAAACAAATTAAAAGATGCACTGATATTGATAAAAATTGGAAGGATGAATATGGAAATAAACTTAAGAATATTAAGGGTGATATTTATAGAGGTACAATTTTAGAACATATATTAATTGAAAATTTAACCCCGTTTTTTAATGTAGGAATGCATAACAATATTAAGTTAGAGGGAGCAGACTGGAATGACGGATTAGATATGGCATCTGATAAAGGAGAAAGTGTTGCTTTTACTGCTTTTTATGGAAGTAATTTAATTGAGATTAGCAATTTACTACAAGCATTGAAAAATAAAGCCTCCGTTAATTATATAGAGATAGCTTCTGAAATTGTAGAGCTTTTTGATTCACTAGGTGAAGAAATTGATTATGGGGACGTTTCACAAAAACTCCAGTTGTTAAACAAATATTATAATAAATGCATTAATAATATTTCAGGAGAAAAAATGAAAATCCATATAGATAATATTATAAGTGACCTTAGAAGAAAGGGGAATTGGACAATAAACCATGTGAGAAAAAATGAAATAATAAAAAATAGAGAGGGTTATGAATGGTTTAATGGATACTATGACAATGATGGTAATAGAGTAGAGGGCGACAATGACCTAGGAGTAAGGATGATTTTAACTGGTCAAGTGTTTACTATTATGGGTAATGTGGCTACAGATGAGCAGATAGATAAGATTATTGAAGCAAGCAACAGATATTTAAGAGATGAAGAGGTTGGAGGATATAGACTTAATACTAATTTTAATGAGGTTAAGTTAAATATGGGAAGACTTTTTGGATTCGCCTATGGACATAAAGAAAATGGTGCAATGTTTAGTCATATGTCAATTATGTACGGCAATGCCCTTTATAAAAGGGGATATGTCAAGAGTGGATTTGAGGTTATAAATTCTATATACAAGCATTGTGTAGATTTTGATAAAAGTAGGATATATCCTGGAGTACCTGAATATATTAACCAAAAGGGAAGAGGTATGTACAATTATTTAACGGGCTCAGCTAGTTGGTTGCTTTTAACATTGCTTACTGAGGTATATGGAGTGAAGGGTAGCATGGGAGACTTAGTAATTCAGCCTAAAATATTGAGAGAGCAGTTTGACAAATCAGGTGAAGTAGATGTTTCAACGATTTTTGCTGGAAAAACTTTAAATATTTGTTATAAGAACATTAATAATGTGGAATTTGGTGAATATAAAGTTGGTAAGGTAAAAATTAATGGTGAAAACATAGAATATATAAATGAAGAGAGTAAGGCTATAATAAGTAGAACTTTAATAGAAGCCTTACAAAGTGATAAAGCGCATCAGCTAAAAGTTGAGTTATTATAG
- the uvsE gene encoding UV DNA damage repair endonuclease UvsE, whose product MQIRLGYVATALKAAKITSASTVTFSTYTKQSTDRDKLEKLQKVAVSNVNDLYKILEYTVKNNVHFYRITSALIPLATHPEVTDWEFRRILKMDFDWLGNYINNNNLRVDMHPDESNVINSSKEEVIKATEKNLMFHANFFQDINYPLGKMILHIGGKEGGKLAATERFFKNYNNLPKEITKLLVFENDDKSFTTKEVLNICKEINVPMVLDVHHHNCNNGGDELEPMLKDIFSTWENELLPVKIHFSTPKTGEKDKKHADNIDPATFIEFIEKCIPLGVDLDIMLEAKQADLALFQLVDDIKVFKPEWTWLDTSTLEFK is encoded by the coding sequence ATGCAAATAAGATTAGGCTACGTAGCTACTGCTTTAAAAGCAGCAAAAATAACTTCTGCTAGCACAGTAACTTTTTCTACATATACTAAACAATCCACGGATAGAGATAAACTCGAAAAACTTCAAAAGGTAGCGGTATCAAACGTCAATGATTTATATAAAATTTTAGAATACACTGTAAAAAACAATGTTCACTTTTATAGAATAACTTCTGCACTAATACCTCTAGCTACTCATCCTGAAGTTACGGATTGGGAGTTCAGAAGAATTTTAAAAATGGATTTTGATTGGCTTGGAAATTATATAAACAATAATAATTTAAGAGTTGATATGCACCCTGATGAATCTAATGTTATAAATAGTTCTAAGGAAGAAGTAATAAAGGCTACTGAAAAAAATCTTATGTTCCATGCAAATTTTTTCCAGGACATTAATTATCCCTTAGGAAAAATGATATTGCACATCGGAGGTAAAGAAGGCGGGAAACTAGCTGCTACAGAAAGATTCTTTAAGAATTATAATAACTTACCAAAAGAAATAACAAAATTATTAGTATTTGAAAATGATGATAAAAGCTTTACTACAAAAGAAGTATTAAACATATGCAAAGAAATAAATGTGCCAATGGTACTTGATGTACATCATCATAACTGCAACAACGGTGGCGATGAACTAGAACCTATGTTAAAAGACATATTTTCCACTTGGGAAAACGAACTTCTACCAGTTAAAATACATTTTTCTACCCCTAAAACTGGAGAAAAAGATAAAAAGCATGCCGATAACATTGATCCAGCAACTTTCATCGAGTTTATTGAAAAGTGTATTCCACTAGGAGTTGATTTAGATATAATGCTAGAGGCAAAACAAGCTGATTTGGCATTATTCCAACTTGTAGATGATATAAAAGTTTTTAAACCTGAATGGACCTGGCTTGATACTAGTACTTTAGAATTTAAATAA
- a CDS encoding YdbC family protein, whose amino-acid sequence MADIKYEIKETLGELSEDGKIWRKELNLISWNDKEAKYDIRDWSPEHEKMGKGITLSKEELIKLKGLLNEMNL is encoded by the coding sequence ATGGCAGATATTAAATATGAAATAAAAGAAACACTAGGAGAATTGTCAGAAGATGGTAAAATATGGAGAAAAGAATTAAATCTTATAAGTTGGAATGATAAGGAAGCTAAGTACGATATTAGAGATTGGTCCCCAGAACATGAGAAAATGGGAAAAGGGATTACACTATCTAAAGAAGAACTTATAAAGCTTAAAGGATTGCTTAATGAGATGAACCTGTAA